The Mercurialis annua linkage group LG8, ddMerAnnu1.2, whole genome shotgun sequence genome window below encodes:
- the LOC126660746 gene encoding acyl-CoA-binding domain-containing protein 4, translating into MGTEEINNVFNVDNWLSQLTYEQWAAIPVTDARPSARYKHAAAVADEKLYVFGGSRNGRYLSDVQVFDLRSSTWSNLKLKSNLQADKAEENGLHEVLPATSDHSMVKWGNKLLVLGGHSKNSSDTMIVRFIDLESYHCGVMETSGKAPVARGGHSATLVGSRLIIFGGEDSSRRLLNDLYILDLETMTWEVIETTQTSPAPRFDHSATVHTERYLMIFGGCSHSIFFNDLHVLDLLTMEWSRPDIQGDLVTPRAGHAGVAINENWYIVGGGDNKNGCPETLVLNMSKLAWSTVTSVKGRDPLASEGLSVCSIVIDGEKHLVAFGGYNGKYNNEVFIMRLKPKDMLRPKIFQSPAAAAAAASVTAAYALAKSEKLDLSNINFNSKGVESYPSEQDVKSEIDAIKEEKNVLELSLAEARAENSRVREKIDEVNSTHAELSKELHSVQGQLVAERSRCFKLEAQIAELQKMLESLETIENEVQLLRRQKAALEQEMELNAAAPRQGSGGVWRWMAG; encoded by the exons atgggaacagaGGAGATTAATAATGTCTTCAATGTGGACAATTGGCTGTCACAATTGACATATGAGCAATGGGCAGCCATACCAGTTACTGATGCACGGCCATCAGCTCGTTATAAG CATGCTGCAGCAGTAGCTGATGAGAAACTCTATGTCTTTGGTGGAAGTCGCAATGGCCGGTACTTATCTGATGTTCAG GTCTTTGATCTTAGAAGTTCCACATGGTCTAATCTAAAACTAAAATCCAATCTCCAAGCTGACAAAGCTGAAGAAAATGGTCTGCACGAAGTTCTTCCAGCTACATCAGATCATAGTATG GTTAAGTGGGGAAATAAACTTCTAGTCCTTGGTGGGCACTCCAAGAATTCTTCAGATACTATGATAG TGAGATTTATAGATCTAGAATCATATCATTGTGGTGTCATGGAGACATCAGGAAAAGCTCCG GTTGCACGAGGGGGGCATTCTGCTACTTTGGTTGGTTCCAGGCTGATTATTTTTGGTGGAGAAGATAGCAGCAGGAGATTGCTTAATGACCTCTATATTCTTGATCTAGAAACGATGACTTGGGAAGTGATTGAGACAAC GCAGACATCTCCAGCTCCCAGATTTGATCACTCAGCTACAGTACACACTGAACGCTATCTCATGATATTTGGTGGATGTTCTCATTCTATATTTTTCAATGACCTTCATGTACTCGACTTGCTGACT ATGGAGTGGTCCCGACCGGATATTCAAGGTGATTTGGTGACCCCTAGAGCTGGTCATGCAGGTGTGGCCATTAATGAGAACTGGTATATTGTTGGTGGTGGAGATAACAAAAACG GTTGCCCAGAAACCCTAGTGTTGAATATGTCTAAGCTTGCATGGTCAACAGTCACAAGTGTGAAGGGAAGGGATCCTCTTGCTAGCGAG GGGCTCAGTGTTTGCTCAATAGTAATTGATGGAGAGAAGCATTTGGTTGCCTTTGGAGGCTATAATGGGAAATATAATAATGAG GTGTTCATCATGAGACTTAAACCTAAAGACATGCTCCGCCCGAAGATTTTTCAATCACCAGCAGCAGCTGCAGCAGCTGCCTCTGTTACTGCTGCATATGCCTTGgccaaatctgaaaagctggaTTTATCAAACATCAATTTTAACTCAAAAGGAGTTGAAAGCTATCCTTCTGAACAAGATGTAAAAAGTGAAATTGATGCAATTAAAGAAGAGAAAAACGTATTGGAACTGTCACTTGCAGAAGCCAGAGCAGAAAATTCTCGGGTGAGGGAAAAGATTGATGAAGTTAACAGCACTCATGCAGAATTGTCTAAG GAACTTCATTCTGTCCAAGGTCAACTAGTAGCTGAGAGATCAAGGTGCTTTAAATTGGAG GCACAAATTGCTGAACTACAAAAGATGCTAGAATCACTGGAAACCATAGAGAATGAAGTACAGCTACTTAGACGACAGAAGGCTGCACTGGAGCAGGAGATGGAGCTTAATGCAGCTGCACCGAGACAAGGTTCAGGAGGTGTCTGGCGTTGGATGGCTGGGTAA
- the LOC126660745 gene encoding probable CoA ligase CCL5 gives MSIGQEAWSTSSFEEETGNARSLSDRSGFDSLTGIYHSLHQLGENFQIPTNHDLDTASYVLSQFPHPDHAESRIALVDLATKQQLTYAQLSRSIRALASGFYHALGVRKGDVVFVVSPNSIIYPTICLAIFSIGAILSPANPINTESELAKQILDSGAKLIISAPEELHKLKQNEIPILLTTRNTDNSLSIEELIECSDPVEFRQVRIAQSDTAAILYSSGTTGTSKGVILTHRNFISVITFLKWSVYATSSQNDTFLCFIPIFHIYGLAFFGLGLFCAGIKTVLMQKFDLEAMLDAIEVHEINNIPAVPPVILGLVKQATKLKCDLSSLRRVGSGAAPLSKELNQEFRKKFPWVELRQGYGLTESCAAATFFTSDDEAKARPGSCGKLVPSFSGKIVDSVTGLDLGPCREGEVWLKSPTIMKGYLGNKEATDATIDPDGWLKTGDLGYFDEDGFLYIVDRIKELIKHNGYQVAPAELEAILLSHPQVLDAAVIPVEDEEAGQIPMAYVVRDNSELTEQQIIQFVATQVAPYKKVRRVSFINVIPKSSAGKILRKELVLLSKLQLNSKL, from the exons ATGTCAATAGGTCAAGAAGCATGGTCCACTTCTAGCTTCGAGGAGGAAACCGGAAATGCTCGATCCCTTTCGGATCGGAGCGGTTTCGATTCGCTCACCGGAATTTACCATTCGCTCCATCAACTTGGAGAAAATTTCCAAATCCCCACAAATCATGACCTTGACACAGCTAGTTATGTGTTATCTCAATTCCCTCATCCTGACCATGCTGAGTCAAGAATTGCACTTGTTGATCTAGCCACTAAGCAACAACTCACCTATGCACAACTCAGCCGATCGATCCGCGCCCTCGCTTCCGGTTTCTACCATGCTCTTGGAGTTCGGAAAGGCGACGTTGTTTTCGTAGTGTCACCGAATAGTATTATCTATCCAACTATATGCCTAGCCATATTTTCAATTGGAGCAATCCTGAGCCCTGCCAACCCAATTAACACGGAATCAGaacttgcgaaacaaatacttGACTCTGGCGCTAAGCTTATCATATCAGCACCTGAAGAATTACATAAgctgaaacaaaatgaaattcCAATACTACTCACAACTCGAAATACCGATAATTCCCTGTCGATAGAAGAGCTAATCGAATGTTCCGATCCTGTCGAGTTCCGACAGGTCCGAATAGCTCAATCTGACACTGCGGCTATACTCTATTCGTCGGGAACTACAGGAACAAGTAAAGGTGTGATATTAACACATAGAAACTTTATATCAGTAATAACATTCCTGAAATGGTCAGTTTATGCAACTTCATCTCAAAATGATACATTCCTCTGTTTTATTCCAATATTTCACATCTACGGCTTAGCGTTTTTCGGATTAGGATTGTTTTGTGCCGGCATCAAGACGGTTTTAATGCAGAAATTTGATTTGGAAGCAATGCTTGATGCAATTGAAGTTCATGAAATTAACAATATACCTGCAGTGCCTCCTGTGATACTAGGGCTAGTAAAGCAAGCCACTAAACTTAAGTGTGATCTTTCTAGTTTAAGAAGAGTTGGGTCTGGAGCAGCACCATTGAGTAAAGAACTGAATCAAGAATTTAGAAAGAAATTCCCATGGGTAGAATTAAGACAAGGATATGGGTTAACCGAAAGCTGCGCCGCCGCGACGTTTTTTACGTCGGATGATGAGGCGAAGGCGCGACCGGGTTCTTGTGGAAAATTGGTTCCAAGTTTCAGTGGTAAGATAGTTGATTCTGTGACAGGATTGGATTTAGGACCTTGTAGAGAAGGGGAGGTTTGGTTGAAGAGTCCTACTATTATGAAAGGTTACTTGGGAAACAAGGAAGCAACTGATGCAACTATTGATCCTGATGGCTGGTTAAAAACTGGTGATTTGGGTTATTTTGATGAAGATGGATTTCTTTATATTGTTGATAGGATTAAGGAACTAATCAAACATAATGGTTATCAG GTAGCTCCTGCAGAACTGGAAGCCATACTTCTGAGCCATCCCCAAGTGCTTGATGCAGCTGTTATACC TGTTGAAGATGAAGAAGCGGGGCAGATACCGATGGCGTATGTAGTGCGAGACAATTCCGAGCTTACCGAACAACAAATCATTCAGTTTGTTGCTACTCAG GTTGCTCCGTACAAGAAAGTTAGAAGAGTAAGTTTCATCAATGTCATTCCGAAATCTTCTGCTGGCAAAATCCTAAGAAAGGAGCTTGTTTTGCTAAGTAAACTGCAGCTTAATTCAAAATTGTag